From Flavipsychrobacter sp., a single genomic window includes:
- a CDS encoding glycosyltransferase family 2 protein has protein sequence MPDISIVIPLYNEEESLPELVEWIEKVCSEHGYVYEVIMIDDGSTDDSWKVVEQLSKEQPDIIKGIKFQRNYGKSAALYEGFKIAQGSVVITMDADLQDSPDEIPDLYRMVTIDGFDLVSGWKKKRYDNAITKNLPSKLYNAVNRRISGIKLHDMNCGLKAYKKTVIKSIEVYGEMHRFIPVLAKAAGFRNIGEKVVQHRARKYGVSKFGWERFINGFLDLLSIQFISRFGKKPMHFFGSLGTLTFLLGFIITIWLVIEKIIGGASFSITNKPGFYMALTAMIMGTQFFLVGFLGELVSRSSSDRNNYIIEKHIGI, from the coding sequence CATTATATAATGAGGAGGAATCCCTGCCCGAGCTGGTAGAGTGGATCGAAAAAGTGTGCTCAGAACACGGCTATGTGTATGAGGTGATCATGATAGATGATGGTAGTACTGACGATAGCTGGAAAGTTGTGGAGCAACTATCGAAAGAGCAACCTGATATTATAAAAGGTATCAAGTTTCAAAGAAACTATGGTAAGAGTGCTGCCTTATACGAAGGTTTCAAGATAGCGCAAGGCTCAGTGGTCATTACTATGGATGCTGATTTGCAAGACAGCCCTGATGAAATACCTGATCTGTATAGAATGGTCACTATAGATGGGTTTGATCTGGTAAGCGGTTGGAAAAAGAAGCGTTATGATAATGCCATAACTAAAAACCTACCCTCTAAACTATATAATGCTGTTAATCGTCGTATTTCAGGCATCAAGCTACATGACATGAACTGCGGCTTGAAAGCCTACAAGAAAACGGTGATAAAAAGCATTGAGGTATATGGTGAAATGCACCGTTTTATACCTGTATTGGCCAAAGCCGCTGGTTTTAGAAATATTGGGGAAAAGGTAGTACAGCATAGAGCACGTAAGTACGGTGTTTCTAAATTTGGCTGGGAACGCTTCATCAATGGTTTTTTAGACCTTCTTTCTATACAGTTTATCAGTCGTTTTGGTAAAAAGCCAATGCACTTCTTTGGGTCTTTGGGTACACTTACCTTCTTGCTCGGTTTTATCATCACTATTTGGTTGGTCATTGAGAAAATAATAGGCGGAGCCTCTTTCTCTATTACCAACAAGCCGGGTTTTTATATGGCACTCACTGCTATGATCATGGGTACCCAGTTTTTCCTAGTTGGTTTCTTGGGCGAATTGGTCTCTCGTAGTTCCTCTGATAGGAATAACTATATCATAGAAAAGCATATAGGCATATAG
- a CDS encoding DUF349 domain-containing protein has product MTQENTLQTWWAEVTFPTKEQYQLSETGDLVLNPIEGNKERTIITLELNNADAQLKSLLEKFPEVEAKVKELQDEWDVEQEDKLKLAGKVERTKDYLQHAVAVGDYTPLFQNIAVLEKEIAAKTEENFAAKEGIVKEAEAVVESEDWKETTQKFKDLIEQWKATGYIDKKRNDELWERLEAARTKFFERKRAHTEDIEKELLQNLDLKLELVEKAEKLAASDDWKRTTEAFKQLMEEWKAVGRTMHDKNEQLWNRYITAKNAFFDKKKAHYNTIKAEQEKNYTVKLALVEKAEELKDSQEWNKTSDAYTKIMEEWKATGRVPREHSDELWARLNAAKDTFYQAKREHFQAFKVSLQDNYARKQALLKRAEQLKNSTRWREATAEINELMTEWKSIGPVPREHSDTIWEQFVAARKHFYNRKDADREQRKEHAEKRIYTRHDQTKKFVATLEEELQEEKDKLVDFKEGLANIDPELKKADELKEHLTKLIAQTEKNLVHKQEKLEEVQAQLKDIGAQIAEKEKQQTEEPKEKTSKKEEASKDAVATTTDEANNDTEENKEA; this is encoded by the coding sequence ATGACACAGGAAAACACATTGCAAACTTGGTGGGCAGAAGTAACATTTCCAACTAAAGAACAATATCAACTTTCGGAAACTGGAGACCTTGTCCTGAACCCAATAGAAGGCAACAAAGAGCGAACCATAATAACTTTAGAGCTAAACAATGCAGACGCACAGCTAAAGTCGCTACTAGAAAAATTTCCTGAAGTAGAAGCCAAAGTAAAAGAACTACAAGACGAGTGGGATGTCGAGCAAGAAGACAAATTAAAACTGGCAGGCAAAGTAGAACGAACTAAAGACTATCTGCAACATGCAGTGGCCGTTGGTGATTATACACCTCTGTTTCAAAACATTGCAGTACTAGAAAAAGAGATAGCCGCAAAAACAGAAGAAAACTTTGCAGCTAAAGAAGGTATAGTAAAAGAAGCAGAAGCTGTAGTAGAGAGTGAAGACTGGAAAGAAACAACTCAGAAGTTTAAAGACCTGATTGAGCAATGGAAGGCTACAGGTTATATAGATAAAAAAAGAAACGATGAGCTTTGGGAAAGATTAGAAGCCGCAAGAACGAAGTTCTTTGAACGCAAGCGTGCTCATACAGAGGATATAGAAAAAGAGCTACTTCAAAATCTAGACCTTAAACTAGAGTTGGTAGAAAAGGCAGAAAAACTTGCAGCATCAGATGATTGGAAGAGAACGACTGAAGCGTTCAAACAATTGATGGAGGAATGGAAGGCTGTGGGTAGAACCATGCACGACAAGAACGAGCAACTGTGGAACAGATACATCACTGCTAAGAATGCCTTTTTCGACAAAAAGAAGGCACACTACAACACTATAAAAGCAGAGCAAGAAAAAAACTATACGGTTAAGCTGGCACTAGTAGAAAAAGCAGAAGAGCTAAAAGACAGTCAAGAGTGGAACAAAACTTCTGATGCCTATACAAAAATAATGGAGGAATGGAAGGCTACCGGTAGAGTGCCTCGTGAACATTCTGATGAATTGTGGGCAAGACTTAACGCCGCTAAGGATACTTTTTATCAAGCCAAGAGAGAGCATTTCCAAGCCTTCAAAGTATCGCTGCAAGACAACTATGCACGTAAGCAGGCACTTCTTAAAAGAGCAGAACAATTAAAAAACTCTACACGCTGGAGAGAGGCTACTGCAGAGATAAACGAACTAATGACGGAATGGAAGAGCATAGGGCCTGTGCCTAGAGAGCACAGTGATACTATATGGGAGCAGTTTGTAGCAGCACGTAAACATTTCTACAACCGCAAAGATGCTGATAGGGAGCAAAGAAAAGAACATGCGGAAAAGAGGATCTATACGAGACACGACCAAACTAAAAAGTTTGTGGCGACCCTTGAAGAAGAGCTACAAGAAGAGAAGGATAAACTTGTGGACTTTAAAGAAGGGCTTGCTAACATAGACCCTGAATTAAAGAAGGCAGACGAGCTGAAAGAACACCTAACAAAGCTAATAGCACAAACAGAAAAGAACCTTGTACATAAGCAAGAGAAGCTGGAAGAGGTGCAAGCACAACTAAAAGATATAGGAGCGCAAATAGCTGAAAAGGAAAAACAACAAACAGAAGAGCCGAAAGAGAAAACGTCTAAAAAAGAAGAAGCTTCAAAAGATGCAGTAGCTACTACAACTGATGAAGCTAATAATGATACAGAAGAGAATAAAGAAGCTTAG
- a CDS encoding outer membrane beta-barrel family protein: MGRIYINIFLTMLCLGFSATIWAQTNNGDKTAAGTINGRIVTGKGKKAVPYITVALLKEGKQPVNGALTDDNGQFEIAAVKSGSYSLKVSGIGISTYIVKNITISPDNLTRALGDIKVETTTKLMDEVEVKGERPVMEMGVDKKVFNVEKNTTTAGGSASDVLQNVPSVSVDVDGGVSLRGKSGVTILIDGKPATLLGGDEASALQSLPAESVDQVEVITNPSAKYDAEGMTGIINIVTKREKKFGVNGNANIGIGTRDKYNGGLSLNFKNEKWNIFLNGNFRQNPNYRRNTTERFNNEDAGYFNTYEDNLRQHGGSFNSIGAEYTFDKKNSVMLTQNINSFTYESNGKTNYKIYNGDNLLSIQERESRFKVNPISSSTSLEYKHKFAPLDHQLTTSVTYVTSGGSRVQYFKTRNISPNGTVLGQPIIQDAPGKGKRQSVNAQTDYERPLLTKNGKLEAGLKAQLFFFQSENNPIIDSTSGVDVAIDSSLLNSYDYTQQIYAGYTSFKDQLGKFRYQFGLRAEYAYYEGTNEQVGGRRYSNEFLNFFPSVFTSYELPKDQSIYLNYSRRTHRPRFWQLLPYLDLSNPQDTSAGNPNLVPEFIHNIELSYSRLFKKGHNIILSTYYQNTQNLITMYRRFYDDGTSFSMRTNLNTGITYGADITARFQIVKIWDATFNVNLFQNQILGGNVDPTLDNTGFSWFGKVNTNVKLPKNFSLQINGNYEAPKIEAQGTREGVYWIDAAIRKNLLKDKATLVLNVSDIFDTRKYTVNYDFDKARQVSYRDRETRIGRITFSYRFGTNDRKGKGKHSKEEYKPEETKDRDAIKDKSEDGGF; the protein is encoded by the coding sequence ATGGGTAGAATATACATCAATATATTCCTGACTATGTTATGCCTTGGCTTTTCAGCTACTATATGGGCACAAACAAATAATGGGGATAAGACGGCAGCAGGTACTATTAACGGTAGAATAGTAACAGGTAAGGGCAAAAAGGCAGTACCATATATTACAGTAGCATTACTTAAAGAGGGCAAGCAACCGGTAAACGGTGCCTTGACAGATGATAATGGCCAGTTTGAAATAGCAGCGGTAAAATCAGGTAGCTATAGTTTGAAAGTAAGTGGTATAGGTATTAGTACTTATATAGTGAAGAATATCACCATCTCTCCAGATAATCTTACACGAGCACTTGGGGATATTAAGGTAGAGACCACCACAAAACTTATGGATGAGGTAGAGGTGAAAGGGGAGCGCCCGGTGATGGAAATGGGCGTTGACAAAAAAGTGTTTAATGTAGAGAAGAATACGACCACTGCCGGAGGTAGCGCATCTGATGTATTACAAAATGTACCTTCTGTTTCGGTAGATGTAGATGGAGGCGTGAGCTTGAGAGGTAAATCGGGAGTAACAATACTTATAGATGGTAAGCCCGCTACATTATTGGGTGGTGACGAGGCGTCGGCTTTGCAAAGCTTACCTGCAGAAAGTGTTGATCAGGTAGAGGTAATTACCAACCCTTCGGCTAAATATGACGCAGAGGGTATGACGGGTATCATTAATATAGTTACCAAAAGAGAAAAGAAATTTGGTGTCAACGGAAATGCCAATATTGGTATAGGTACCAGAGATAAGTATAACGGAGGGTTGAGCCTTAATTTCAAAAATGAAAAATGGAACATCTTCCTCAATGGCAACTTTAGGCAAAACCCTAACTACAGAAGAAATACTACAGAGCGTTTTAATAATGAAGATGCAGGTTACTTCAATACCTATGAAGATAATTTACGTCAGCATGGGGGCTCTTTCAATTCCATAGGGGCAGAGTACACTTTCGATAAAAAGAATAGTGTTATGCTGACACAGAATATCAACAGTTTTACCTACGAGTCTAATGGTAAAACGAATTATAAAATATATAATGGAGACAATCTGTTATCTATTCAAGAGCGTGAGAGCAGGTTTAAAGTAAACCCAATATCTAGCTCTACTTCACTAGAGTATAAGCACAAGTTTGCGCCGTTGGATCATCAGCTCACTACCAGCGTTACTTATGTAACGTCAGGTGGCTCTAGGGTACAGTATTTCAAAACACGTAATATTAGTCCCAATGGTACGGTATTAGGACAACCAATAATACAAGATGCACCTGGAAAAGGGAAAAGACAAAGTGTAAATGCGCAAACAGATTACGAGCGCCCTTTGCTAACAAAAAATGGGAAGTTGGAAGCAGGTCTTAAAGCTCAGCTTTTCTTTTTTCAAAGTGAGAATAATCCAATTATAGATTCTACATCGGGAGTAGATGTAGCTATAGACTCTAGCCTATTGAATAGCTATGACTATACGCAACAGATATATGCCGGATATACAAGTTTTAAAGACCAACTAGGTAAATTCAGATACCAATTTGGCTTAAGGGCGGAGTATGCATATTATGAAGGCACTAATGAACAAGTAGGTGGTAGAAGATACTCTAACGAGTTTCTCAACTTTTTCCCTTCAGTGTTCACATCGTATGAGTTGCCTAAAGACCAAAGCATCTATCTGAATTATTCAAGACGTACACATAGACCAAGGTTCTGGCAGCTATTACCTTATTTAGATCTATCGAACCCACAAGATACAAGTGCAGGAAATCCTAACCTTGTACCGGAGTTTATACATAATATTGAGTTGAGCTATAGTAGATTATTCAAAAAAGGGCATAACATCATTTTGAGTACCTACTATCAAAACACGCAAAACCTCATTACTATGTATAGACGTTTTTACGATGATGGTACTTCTTTTAGTATGCGTACTAACCTGAATACAGGTATCACCTATGGAGCCGATATAACGGCAAGGTTTCAGATAGTGAAAATATGGGATGCTACGTTCAATGTTAACCTGTTCCAGAATCAAATATTGGGCGGTAATGTAGACCCTACATTAGATAATACAGGCTTTAGCTGGTTTGGAAAGGTGAATACTAATGTGAAATTGCCTAAAAACTTCTCTTTGCAAATAAATGGTAACTACGAAGCGCCTAAGATAGAGGCTCAAGGTACTAGAGAAGGGGTGTATTGGATAGATGCAGCCATTCGTAAGAATTTATTAAAAGACAAGGCGACACTAGTACTAAATGTATCCGATATATTTGATACTCGTAAGTATACGGTTAATTACGATTTTGATAAAGCAAGACAGGTATCTTACAGAGATAGAGAAACCAGAATTGGAAGAATAACCTTTAGTTATCGTTTTGGCACAAACGATAGAAAGGGGAAAGGTAAGCACAGCAAAGAAGAGTATAAACCTGAAGAAACCAAAGATAGAGATGCCATAAAAGATAAGAGTGAAGATGGTGGTTTTTAA
- a CDS encoding DUF4197 domain-containing protein codes for MNKIIKTVLLLGTLSIATAGCNGQTFGDLLKTAKDAGIDINGTGSSNGGTLGNSEIIAGLKQALEIGAKNAGGQLHNINGYFGNQLIKVLMPPEAQKVESTLRNLGMGDQVDKAILSMNRAAEDAAAQAVPIFINAIKTMSIQDGMNILKGGDGAATNYLKGRTTAALTNSFRPVIENSLKKVDATKYWAQIFNIYNRLPTTRNKVNTDLTGYVTERALNGLFVTIAQEENKIRKDPAARVTDLLRKVFGN; via the coding sequence ATGAATAAGATTATCAAAACTGTATTATTATTAGGTACGCTATCTATAGCTACAGCAGGTTGTAATGGACAAACATTTGGTGACCTGTTAAAGACAGCAAAAGATGCGGGTATTGATATTAATGGTACAGGCTCATCGAATGGTGGAACGTTAGGAAACTCTGAAATAATTGCGGGTTTGAAGCAGGCGCTCGAAATAGGTGCTAAAAATGCAGGTGGTCAACTACATAATATCAACGGATATTTTGGTAATCAACTGATAAAAGTATTGATGCCACCGGAAGCTCAAAAGGTGGAAAGCACATTGCGTAATTTAGGAATGGGTGATCAGGTGGATAAAGCCATATTATCTATGAACCGCGCTGCGGAAGATGCTGCTGCACAAGCAGTACCTATATTTATCAATGCTATTAAAACCATGAGTATACAAGATGGTATGAATATACTTAAAGGAGGTGATGGTGCTGCGACTAACTATTTAAAAGGGAGAACTACAGCTGCATTGACCAACTCTTTCCGTCCTGTAATAGAAAACTCATTAAAGAAGGTAGACGCTACAAAATACTGGGCACAGATATTTAATATCTACAACAGGCTACCAACTACAAGAAATAAAGTAAATACAGACTTGACAGGCTATGTAACAGAGCGAGCATTAAACGGTTTGTTCGTTACCATAGCACAAGAAGAAAACAAAATACGTAAAGACCCTGCAGCAAGAGTTACAGACTTATTACGTAAAGTTTTTGGCAACTAA